In the Augochlora pura isolate Apur16 chromosome 7, APUR_v2.2.1, whole genome shotgun sequence genome, CGTTTCCTCAACGCTTTTAATACTGTGCCAAACTTTATCTGCTTGACTTATCAGTGTTTGTATTTGAATTTCGCATTGTTCCGTGCCTGTCGGAAACATCGTTGTTATTATGTCCTCTATTTTGTTAGCCGCCTGTGGAACATATTCATGATTAATTTTTGGTATTTTGGTGTAGGAAAATGAACTCGCAGAAgctcacatttttattttctatacgaGAAATTGATTCCTTCAGACTGAATTGCGGTTGCTCCACCTCAGGTTGTTGGAATGCTGATTCAAAATCATTGAAGTCTCCGAAATCGTCGTCCTCATTTTTATCAGGTACTTTTACTTCATCAATCTTTTCAAATCGAGGTTGATCAGTGAAGTTCGTAAAATCACCGAAGTCATCGTCTTCAACTTCcaaatcatttcttttttcattcgcTTCTGTCGTGTCGGGAAAGTCATGAACCTCAAGTTGAAAAGTTCTCGAGGAAGTCTCTAGTGTGGCATCACATTTGAAATCATCAAATTCTTCATTCGAACACCTGGAAATAAGTGGCAGTGGTTCAGAAGATAGAAAACCGTTTTCAACACTCGTTTGTTTAGTTTCAGAGAACTCGTAGAATTCTTCAGCCATTTCCTCCTTTTTAGCTTGACTTCTATTTGAAAAGTCGTCTTTCGATTCACTTGTACTCAGACAACTTCCTTCAATGGGACCATGAAACGGCGACTCTTTTATGTTTGCAGGTTTTGAGTCATCTTCAAAGTCATCTTTCTCATCTGGCACATTTGAAATTGCTGTGCATTGAGCTTCTACAGTCGGTTGTTCAGCTGGTCTCTCAAATTCTACATTTACATCTTTTTTATCAACTATACTGAAGTCCtttttgaaactttttaaattatttgaaatatcttcAGTTTCTTGAAATTCAAAGTAGTTTGTTTTCGAAATGTCTGTAGGCACGTCATTGTTTGAAATCCAGTTTTGAGAATCTTCGAACTGCTCATACTCGTAGAAATCATCATCTAATGGTTGAATTATGTCGGCTGTAGCAGTTGGATCTCCTAAATCTAGACTCAAAGGTTCTAAATCTTCTAAATTGTTAGGGGAAGCTTCTTGTTCACTCTCGCCAAAACTACTGCTTTCACTGACTAAGCCAACTTCATTGAAAACTCTTTTTCCTATATTGTCTTCGATATCATTGTTATTTACATTCTCCGagtttcttttacaattattcacCTCATTAATAGTTTCAAtctctgtttttaatttaatttcacttaCAATGTTTTCAGTTTTTTCAAGTATTAAGAGATCTTCTGTAATTGCTGATTTCAAAACTACAACAGACTGAGAATCTTCTTCGCTTGTTTCAGAAATACCATTTAATTTTGGTGAAGCATTTTGGGATGGTAAAGGAGTTTGAACAGGTGTCGCAAGCTTATGTGGTGAATCTGAAGACACAGAGAGTCCTGTAATagatttgttattattaaaatgaaattatgattaaagtttataattaagaaaagagaaaggtcattatattataatatttcaagggCTTAATTACCATCTATTCCACCAGTTGTAAAGTCTCCAAATTCATCCTCTTCCGAGTCTCCAAAATTATCTAATGGAGGAGGCGTTGAACTGACCAGTGGTGGAAACGCCATCCTGCTGTATACTCTAAAGAAAtcacagaatatttttattagaatatactttttaattcaGTGAACCtgatagaaataaaaacagcattataaatataatttagaagaaatattacaacaaaGTCAGAAGCAATTGCTCATACTGATCGTAAAGAAACAAAGCTAATTTCccaaaagattaaaaattcctCTGTTTACCGCGATGAAAAGCATATGTCAAAATCAACTAGGTTATGTATATGTCAATAATGAC is a window encoding:
- the Afti gene encoding aftiphilin isoform X2 is translated as MAFPPLVSSTPPPLDNFGDSEEDEFGDFTTGGIDGLSVSSDSPHKLATPVQTPLPSQNASPKLNGISETSEEDSQSVVVLKSAITEDLLILEKTENIVSEIKLKTEIETINEVNNCKRNSENVNNNDIEDNIGKRVFNEVGLVSESSSFGESEQEASPNNLEDLEPLSLDLGDPTATADIIQPLDDDFYEYEQFEDSQNWISNNDVPTDISKTNYFEFQETEDISNNLKSFKKDFSIVDKKDVNVEFERPAEQPTVEAQCTAISNVPDEKDDFEDDSKPANIKESPFHGPIEGSCLSTSESKDDFSNRSQAKKEEMAEEFYEFSETKQTSVENGFLSSEPLPLISRCSNEEFDDFKCDATLETSSRTFQLEVHDFPDTTEANEKRNDLEVEDDDFGDFTNFTDQPRFEKIDEVKVPDKNEDDDFGDFNDFESAFQQPEVEQPQFSLKESISRIENKNAANKIEDIITTMFPTGTEQCEIQIQTLISQADKVWHSIKSVEETNALTYQWANSTSNNVLLNSLGIDSRNILFGPRWNPNVPRFAANLGFTPLEPIKATVDILPTVATNISKCQSSTNSEEVPAAQFDWNSSGLVNPLEANISEVSVNRERCNSVSKTETIDPMENDVLKSQKRSQPPKMIEPLPAPRPADWKRKSDLDPGHKSRHANSQRNVPMEKQFSTNEKHVVTDRQQYMSSEKQYSSIEKQHLPVKTSSGDIYRGKTVNKRSSGSEHVVMDRFGRVMPVQPETARVLNRLPDLSFLNARTLLLDRDHKQITCELGVMSRKMPG
- the Afti gene encoding aftiphilin isoform X1 — encoded protein: MAFPPLVSSTPPPLDNFGDSEEDEFGDFTTGGIDGLSVSSDSPHKLATPVQTPLPSQNASPKLNGISETSEEDSQSVVVLKSAITEDLLILEKTENIVSEIKLKTEIETINEVNNCKRNSENVNNNDIEDNIGKRVFNEVGLVSESSSFGESEQEASPNNLEDLEPLSLDLGDPTATADIIQPLDDDFYEYEQFEDSQNWISNNDVPTDISKTNYFEFQETEDISNNLKSFKKDFSIVDKKDVNVEFERPAEQPTVEAQCTAISNVPDEKDDFEDDSKPANIKESPFHGPIEGSCLSTSESKDDFSNRSQAKKEEMAEEFYEFSETKQTSVENGFLSSEPLPLISRCSNEEFDDFKCDATLETSSRTFQLEVHDFPDTTEANEKRNDLEVEDDDFGDFTNFTDQPRFEKIDEVKVPDKNEDDDFGDFNDFESAFQQPEVEQPQFSLKESISRIENKNAANKIEDIITTMFPTGTEQCEIQIQTLISQADKVWHSIKSVEETNALTYQWANSTSNNVLLNSLGIDSRNILFGPRWNPNVPRFAANLGFTPLEPIKATVDILPTVATNISKCQSSTNSEEVPAAQFDWNSSGLVNPLEASGGLSALLPLDFLCPFDPLLTSHSSTNSESYRRPSSARNPVNHHISEVSVNRERCNSVSKTETIDPMENDVLKSQKRSQPPKMIEPLPAPRPADWKRKSDLDPGHKSRHANSQRNVPMEKQFSTNEKHVVTDRQQYMSSEKQYSSIEKQHLPVKTSSGDIYRGKTVNKRSSGSEHVVMDRFGRVMPVQPETARVLNRLPDLSFLNARTLLLDRDHKQITCELGVMSRKMPG